The following nucleotide sequence is from Myxococcota bacterium.
ACGGTCGAGGCGAAGCATCCCCGGGGATCGGGGCGCTCGCGATGAGCCGGTCGAAACGTCCCGACCCGTTGGCCGCCATGAGCGCGCCGGCGGCCGCGCTGACGCGCGCCGTGCTGGCAGCGGCCGATGCGGAAGGGGTTTCGGTGCTTCTGGTCGGCGGACCCGTGCGCGACCTGCTGCTCGGACGCGAGATCGTCGACGTCGATCTCCTGGTCGACGACGAGGCCCCGGGCCGGGCGGCTGCGTTGGCGGAGCGTGTGGCGGGGGAGGGCTTGAAGAGCACCGTCCACCCGCGCTTCGGAACGGCCACCGTGCGTCAGGACGACGCGCACGTGGACCTCGCGACGGTGCGCAGCGAACGCTACGCGCACCCGGGCGCGCTGCCGACGGTCGAGGCCGGCACCCTCGATGAGGACCTCGCGCGGCGGGATTTCTCGGTGAATGCCTTGGCGATGCCCTTGTCGAAGAAGGCGCGCGCGGCCCACCCGGCCGTGGTCGATCGACTCGGAGGGCTCGCCGACCTGGAGGAGCGCCGGCTCCGGGTGCTGCACGATCGCAGCTTTCACGACGACCCGACCCGCGCGCTGCGCGCCGCCCGCCTGGCACCGCGCCTGGGCTTCAGCCTGGCGCGCGGTTCGCGTCGCGCGCTGCGCGATGCCTTGCGCGACGGCGCCTTCGCCCGGGTGAGCGGAGACCGCTTGCGCCGCGAATGCGTTCGCGTGTTCGAAGATGCATCGCGCGGGCTCGATCCGACCCGCGCCCTTCACGCCCTCGATGACTGGCATGTGCTCGGAGCCCTCGAGCCCGGGCTGCGGCTCGAAGGCGCTGCGCGACTGCCGCTGCGGCGGCTCGGGCGAGCGATTGCCGAGCCGCCCTGGAAGGCGCCGCGATGGCGGCCGTGGATGACGGGCTTCGGCGTCTGGCTCGGGCCGCTGCCGGCCGCACTGCGACGACGCGCCCTGCGGCGGTTCGGGTTGCGCGGCGCGCCGGCGAAGCGGGTGGGCGAGATTCCGCGCCAGGTCGAGCGCTCCCTGCGTGGCCTCGCGAAGGCACGCGGCCGCGGCGCGGTGGACGCGGTGCTCACCGGGCTGGGCGAAGAGGAGCTCTACGCGGTCTACGTAGCCGCCGAATCCGCTCTGCGTCGACGGATCGCGCGCTTCGCCGCCGAAGACCGGTCGCGTCGTTTGCCAGTCACGGGGGCCGACCTGCTCGCGGCGGGGCTCTCGGGCCCGGCGATCGGCCGGGCGCTGGAGCGGATTCGCGTGGCCTGGCTGGACGGCGCCGTGCGTACCCGCGAAGAGGCGCTCGCCCTGGCCCAGGAGGTCGCCAAACGCACGCGGGCAAAGCGTTAACCGCGCTTGCTCCGCCGAGGCCGATCTCCCATACTCGCGGCGCCCCTCCTCCTCTGCTCGTTTTCTCGCCTGCTTTCGGAGCACGCATGACGGCCGCGGGCCCTCCCGACGGGACACGCGACGCGCCGGCAGTCCATCCTGGCGCCGCCGCGACGAGCGAGAGCACTTCTGCATCCGCAGCTGCCGCGGCGACGTGGGGGGCCGACGAGCCCACCTACGCCGTCAAGCTGCCGGTCTTCGAGGGGCCCCTCGACCTCCTGCTCCATCTCATTCGCACCAATGAGGTGGACATCACCGACATTCCGATCGCGACGGTGGCCGAGCAGTATCTCGCGTACGTGGAGCTGATGCGCGAGCTGCAGCTCGACATCGCTGGCGAGTACCTGCTGATGGCGGCCACCCTCGCTTGGATCAAGTCGCGCATGCTGCTGCCGCCGGATCCCGCCGCGATCCAGGACGAGAGCGTCGACCCGCGCGCCGAGCTGGTCGCGCGCCTGCTCGAGTACCAGCGCTTCAAGGAAGTCGCCGGCGAAATGGGCGAGCGACAGCTCCTCGGACGCGACGTCTTCCCCGCCCAGGCGCCGGGGCCCGAGCCGGAGCCCGAGGCCGAGCGCGAGATCGAAGTCGGGATCTTCCAGCTCATGGAGGCGATGAAGCGGGTCCTCGACAAGGCCTCCCATACCGGGGCGGCCCACGAAGTCGAGGCCGAGACCGTCACCGTGCACGAGCGGATGCTCGCGGTGATGGACTCGCTGCGACACCG
It contains:
- a CDS encoding segregation/condensation protein A, translated to MTAAGPPDGTRDAPAVHPGAAATSESTSASAAAAATWGADEPTYAVKLPVFEGPLDLLLHLIRTNEVDITDIPIATVAEQYLAYVELMRELQLDIAGEYLLMAATLAWIKSRMLLPPDPAAIQDESVDPRAELVARLLEYQRFKEVAGEMGERQLLGRDVFPAQAPGPEPEPEAEREIEVGIFQLMEAMKRVLDKASHTGAAHEVEAETVTVHERMLAVMDSLRHRDACEFEELVIENGVLAGRPIIVTTFLAILELTRLEAIGLYQGIDERGVPRGTIHVKRKQHPDDREWVERVSDLM